A window of Metabacillus sp. B2-18 contains these coding sequences:
- a CDS encoding LutC/YkgG family protein, which produces MTGGSIQNQETFLNKIASQLGREQRTEGVTLPEWKHQPQWDVLQGLSQDQLVDVLKEQCRRIQTQFVETTSVDLVTVLKNVVKEFGGGPIITWNDDRFTEFGLTHLLHEEWPSEDVDVSLWNPSLGKKNIELAEQANVGITFSDKTLAESGTVVLFSDTGKGRSVSLLPATYIAIIPKSTIVPRITQVSQEIHENINKGEEIASCVNFITGPSNSADIEMNLVVGVHGPIKATYILVNDK; this is translated from the coding sequence ATGACAGGAGGATCAATTCAAAATCAAGAAACTTTTTTAAATAAGATTGCCTCACAGCTTGGACGAGAGCAAAGAACGGAAGGTGTAACGCTACCAGAATGGAAGCATCAACCGCAATGGGATGTTTTACAAGGTTTGTCACAAGATCAGCTTGTTGATGTTTTAAAGGAGCAGTGCCGGCGGATCCAAACTCAATTTGTTGAAACAACGTCAGTAGATTTAGTAACCGTTTTAAAAAACGTTGTTAAAGAATTTGGAGGAGGTCCTATTATAACGTGGAATGACGATCGGTTTACTGAATTTGGGCTGACTCATTTACTACATGAGGAGTGGCCAAGTGAAGATGTCGATGTTAGTTTATGGAATCCATCGCTTGGAAAGAAAAATATCGAGTTAGCAGAACAAGCAAACGTGGGGATTACCTTCAGTGATAAAACACTTGCAGAATCAGGAACCGTTGTCCTATTTAGCGACACTGGGAAGGGTCGTTCCGTAAGCCTGTTACCGGCTACGTACATTGCAATCATACCGAAGAGTACGATTGTGCCAAGAATAACTCAAGTTTCCCAAGAAATTCATGAGAACATTAACAAGGGGGAAGAAATTGCTTCTTGCGTAAATTTCATAACAGGACCAAGTAACTCAGCTGATATTGAAATGAACTTAGTAGTGGGCGTTCATGGGCCAATTAAAGCAACGTATATTTTAGTTAACGATAAATAA
- a CDS encoding pyruvate, water dikinase regulatory protein, protein MNKKEIVYVVSDSVGETAELMVKAVASQFNSVEVEIKHISYVEDMKDLDNIIIAAKYNHSIIAYTIVIPSLKQYLDERAREAGIRAIDLMNPLMDAFIKNLNTDPVHQPRLMRKLDENYFRRVEAVEFAVRYDDGQDVRGIRHADIVLIGVSRTSKTPLSMYLAHKRFKVANVPLVPEVAPPDELFDIPKNKCVGLIITPDKLNEIRMERLKNIGLTTQANYANYDRILTELEYAEKIMKKIGCPVINVSNKAIEETADLILEMLKKKGAVFHG, encoded by the coding sequence GTGAATAAAAAGGAAATAGTTTATGTAGTATCTGATTCTGTTGGCGAAACAGCTGAGCTGATGGTAAAAGCAGTTGCATCTCAATTTAATAGTGTAGAAGTTGAAATCAAGCATATTTCTTATGTTGAAGATATGAAAGATCTTGATAATATCATTATTGCCGCCAAATATAATCACTCCATTATTGCCTATACAATTGTCATTCCATCTTTGAAGCAGTATCTTGATGAGCGAGCAAGGGAAGCAGGAATTCGTGCTATTGATTTAATGAATCCGCTAATGGATGCATTTATAAAAAATTTAAATACAGACCCAGTACATCAACCAAGACTAATGAGGAAATTAGATGAAAACTATTTTCGTAGAGTAGAAGCAGTTGAGTTCGCAGTTAGATATGATGATGGTCAGGATGTTAGAGGAATTAGGCATGCAGATATTGTCTTAATTGGCGTTTCTAGAACATCAAAGACACCGCTTTCAATGTATTTGGCCCATAAGCGGTTTAAGGTGGCAAATGTACCTTTAGTTCCAGAAGTAGCACCTCCTGATGAACTTTTTGATATTCCCAAGAACAAATGTGTTGGGTTAATCATAACACCAGATAAACTGAATGAAATTCGCATGGAGCGATTAAAAAATATAGGATTAACAACCCAAGCGAATTATGCGAATTATGACCGGATTCTTACAGAATTAGAATATGCAGAAAAAATTATGAAAAAAATCGGTTGTCCCGTTATTAATGTTTCAAACAAAGCAATCGAAGAGACGGCTGATTTGATATTAGAGATGTTAAAAAAGAAAGGGGCTGTATTTCATGGGTAA